A region of the Stieleria neptunia genome:
AGGTCGAAGGAGAAATGAAGCGACTTAACGTGACCGATAACAGGGCCGCTGGCAGCCCGTGCCCGACGACATCGAGCAAGTAGAACCCGATGTTGTCGTGGTCGAGCTGAAACACATTAAAAATGTCCCCTGCCAGTTCATCGCACGGCCGGAAAATCCACGCGAAGTCCACGGCATGGTTTTGCGGCAGGTCTCGGGGAAGCAGCGACTTCTGAATCCTCGCAGCCGCATCGAGATTACGCTTCATTCGTTGACTTGCCCGCTCAATCTCCTGGTTGGATCTTGCCAATTCTTCGTTCTTGGCTTTGAGCGAACGCTCGAGATTGATCACCCGTTCGCCGGCGCGAATCCGCACATCCAACTCATCGCGATCGTAGGGTTTGGACAAAAAGTCATCGGCACCACGAAGCATCCCCGTGATCAGGTCTGTCCGTTCGGATTTGCCGGTCAGCAAGATGATATACACATACCCCGTTTCCGGATGCGTTCGAATGCGACGGACCAATTCCAAACCGTCGACATCGGGCATCATCCAGTCCGTGATCACCATCGAGAATCGCTCTTGTTGCATGGTGCCCCAAGCCTGTGAACCACTCGACACCGCGACGACATCATGTCCGAGGCTCTCGAGTTGTGCCCGCAACAAATCCCTTGAGAATTCTTCATCTTCGGCGATCAGGATTTTCATTCGATCTGGCCCGCTGAGTAGGGAAGGAGTTCGTTCTTGAGACGCAGCATCGTTTTTTCAAGATCCAAGATAACATCGCCAGCCTTTTCGATGTCGCTCCGTTCGGCCATGGATTTCAAGGCAAGCAGTTCTGGTATACCCCCGGTCCCCACAAGATTCTCGACGGCTCCCTTGAGCCGATGAACGGCCTCCCGCAATCCGGCGGAATCGTTTTGCTTTGCTGAATCAACCACGCTCTCGATCAAACCGGGAAAACAACTCACGAAGTTGGAAATCAACCGGCATGCCGATGCCTGATCAACACCCACGCGAATCTGAAACTCCGTCAACGAGAAGAGGGGCGGTTCGTGGTCGCCGGGTTCGTTGAGGACGCGTTGGAGTTCCTGACAAAGTGCACTCCACACCACAGGCTTGCTCGCGTATCCGTCCATTCCTTTTCTCAAGCACCACTCCCGGCTGTCCTTCATCGCATGAGCGGTTAGCGCAACGATCGGTGTGCGATGTTGGGTGTTCGCCAACGATTCACGAATCCTTCGGGTCGCTTCGAATCCGTCCATGCCCGGCAACTGGATGTCCATCAAAATGACGTCAAATCGTTCTTGTTCGATGGCACGCAGCGCGTCGCCCCCACTTGCAACCGTGACGACCGAGTGGCCTCGATCTTCGAGGAGGTGATGCAACGTCAAACGGTTCGGTTCGACATCGTCGACGACCAACACGCGGAGCGGTTCCAGCGAAACCGTGTCCCGTTGCTGATCAGCAAGCGGTATTCTCTCCGTCGACACGCTTTCCTTAGGCTCGCTGAGGGTTGGAAATGTCGCATGAAAGTAGAATCGGCTTCCCTCCCCGACGCGACTCGTGACGGCCAGTGATCCTCCCATCAGTTCGACGATCTTTGATGCGATCGCCAACCCCAGCCCCGTTCCGCTTTGGTCCCGTGACAGAGAGGAATCGGCTTGTTCAAAAGGCTGAAAGATGCTTTCAAGGTGGCCCCTTGGTATCCCGATTCCGGTGTCAGCGACCTCGAACCGCAACACGCACCGGTCCTGGGAGGCGTCCTCGCAACGGACGCGGAGTTCAACACTTCCTTGGGAAGTAAACCTGATGGCGTTGCCGATCAGGTTGACCAACACGCGCCGCAACCTGGCAGCATCTCCGATCAGCCGCTTCGGGATATCACTGGAAAAAAGTGCGGCCAGTTGAATGTCTTTCTGCCTTGCTTCTTCGCGGAGCATCTTGACCACTTTGTCGCAGGTTTCGACGAGGCAGAATTCCGCCGGTTCCAGCTCGATTTTCCCGGCATCAATTTTCGAGAAATCGAGAATGTCGTTGATGACTTCAAGAAGCGACTGCGACGCATCGGCAATCGCACGGGTGCACTCGATCTGTTTGTCCGTGAGTGGGGTCGTCGCCAGCACTTGGTTCATGCCCATGATCGCCGTCATCGGCGTGCGGATCTCGTGACTCATCCGGGCGAGGAATTCGCCTTTGGCAAGGTTTGCCGCTACCGCGACTTCCTTCTCGTCGCGTAACGCCCGTTCCATTTCCGCGTGCGCCGAAACGTCATACATGATGCCTTGGATTCCCACGGTCCGGCCACTCATGTTGCGAACAGGAGAACGGGCAACATCAAAGACCAGCGTGCGATCACCGACTTCGTATTGCTCAGTCGATTCATAGACGCTTCCGGTCGACAGAATTCGATCGTCCGCTGCTTTCCACATGGCAGCAGCATGATCATCCAAGATCTCGCTGACGCGACGACCGACGACCTCGGATCTCGGCCGGCCGACGAACTGGCAAAAATACTCGTTGGCAAACACGATCCTGTCGTCCAAATCCTTTCGAAATGCCCCCAGTGACCGGCTTTCGACCAAGTTGCGGTACACGTCATACTCCGTCTTGGTTGCCAACAAGGCCCGTGTCCGTCTTTCGAGCACTTGCTCCAAATCGACGCAGCGGGAATGCAGGGCGACGTAAGCCCTCGAATGCTCGAAGGATTCAACTTCGTCCAATCCTGTCGGCTGAATCGACGCACCGCGTTGGTCCCCCAGAACCGATTGGATTGAATCGGCAAGCTCTCGCGCAGTGGAGTATCGATCACTGGCGTCTTTCTGAAGGCATCGAACGCACATGTTGGAGAGGTCTGGGGAGATCGACGGATCGATGTCGCGCGGTGTTCGGATTGGCCCTTCAAACAGTCTCTGAATCAAATTCGGTCCGGGCTCAAAGGGTTTCTTGGCGGTCAACAGTTCATAAAAAATGACACCAATCGCATAGATGTCCACGCGATGGTCGATCTGCTCCGGCTGTCCACGAATTTGTTCAGGCGCCATGTAAATTGGCGTTCCCACCGTCAGTTGAGCCCCGTCCATCGCATGATCCATCCCCATCGATGCGAGTCCGAAATCGATGACGTGGGGAATGCTTCGTTCGTCCATCAAAACGTTCTGGCAGCTGAGATCGCGATGAATGACATCCTGGCGGTGCGCATGATCCATCGCATCCGCGATTCGCAAGGTGATTTCGGCGGCTTGCCAAGGGGAGGGCGCACGGTTGACAAGCCATCGTGACAGCGGCTGGCCTTCGATGTAGTCGGTCGCCAGATAGCTACGCCGGTTGGCAATTCCGTGTGAATACAAGCTCACAATGTTCGAGTGATTCAACGTCGATAGAATCTCTGCTTCACGCGAGTAATGGCCGATCCGATCGTTCTCCTGCTCTTCATAGTGCGAGACCTTCAGGGCGACCGTCCGCCCCTGCTCGACCTCAACCGCCTCCCAAACGTCGCTGCGACACCCCTTGGACAAGTTGCTGACAAGCGAAAAGCCGGCCAGCTCCATGCCGCCTTGCAACGATTCCAGATGCGAACTCGATACGTGCGGATGGTCGGAGTCCAGCGTTTCGTCGAATGGGATCTCAAAACGCCCGCCGCACGAAGGACAAATGATGCCCGAAAGGTCAGCGTGCGGATCCAGTTCGACGATCTCAAAGCAATGGATACACTTGACCTTCACGGCGTTCAGTCCCCAATGAGTTGTGTAGGCGATTGGTGCAACGTTGACATGGACACACTCACCAGATTGTATGCCACACGAAGTCATATTTGCTGTAGACTTTCAACATCGCGGCCCCCGTCACACTGGAAATCTTCCTGCAATCGTCTCTCCAATGAGCTACAACTTCACACACCTGACCGACTTGGCCGCAGAAGTGGAACCACCCGAGGATGGCATCCTGACTCGCACGTTGCACAACGATGACGACGTGAAAGCTGTGATCTTTGGCTTTGGCAAAGACCAGGAACTGTCCGAACACACCGCATCGATGCCGGCAATTCTGCAGTTCATTCAAGGCGAAGCCACGCTGACGCTCGGTGAAGAAACGGTCCAGGCTCGACCGGGAGGCTGGATTCACATGGCCCCCGGTTTGAAACACAGCGTCCAGGCCAAGACGCCGGTGATCATGTTGCTGCTGTTGCTGAAGAAACAGTAGGCGGGAAGATCACCAACGCTGGGAAAGTCGAGTGCACGCGGTGGTTTCCACGAGCGCAGATTCATCTCCGCAGGAACTCCCACTTCATTCACGACCACCTCAATGTCTCACAAGAAACCGAACCTGCCAGAGAAGACATGCGCGTGCTGCGGAAGAGCCTTCACGTGGCGGAAGAAGTGGTCCAAGTGCTGGGAGCAAGTGAAGTACTGCAGCGACAAGTGCCGTCGCAACAAACAGTAGCAGCGGCACTCGATCGCTCCAGCTCATTTTTGCTCTCGTTCGTGATCCGATCCGACATCCTACCCTCTCGATGACGCTGAGATCAGAAAACCCAATCGCTCAACTCAACTCAATGCACCACTGACTACCGGAGCGTTCGGACGTTTGAGAAGGTAAGTGTGTGAATCGGGACGATCTTGGTGACGTGGGGCACGCCAAATTCGTTGGACCAGTATTCGAATTCATCAGCAAAGTCTTCCGCCTGAGCACGCTTGGGGAACGTGGCCTCGTAGGTCCACTGCGGCTGGACGGCTTGCTCGATGATTTCATAGTCGGTGATCTTGCCATCGTCGATCTGGTTTTCGGCGGCGTTGCGGGCACTCCACCAACTCGAAAACTTCCAAACGCCCCTGTCCGACCATGAACCGTGGTCCGCGCTGCCCAGCCATTGGAAGCGATGCACGAAGTCCCAGGTGCCGGTGTCGGCATCACGGCCCACAATGACGAACTCGGTTTGCCCGGTGACATCCGGAGCCGAATAGACCTCGTAGTCGTACATCATGTCCAGGAATGCGGCCCTGGAGATGGTGGACTCGGCGGCGATCACGTCGGGCTTGACGGTGGAGATCGGCTGAAGGGATCCGGCCCGCGGGGCCTCGGCGTGAACCATCGAGCCGAGGCAGGTCAGGAGTACAGCAAACGACAGGGAAAGAATGGGTTTCATGGTCACCGCTCGTTGTTCGAGATTTTGAGAGACAGACGGCCTGTCCTAAACTCCAAGCGATACCGTGGTGGCGTTGTTACAGGAAATCCAGAACTCACGGCGCAGGCCAATCGTCAGGCGGGGCAAAACGATGGGGGCGAAACAATACAGCGTGGACGAGGGCTGACCGGACGGATGGCAGAATCATTCGGGGCAGAATGATGAAGGGAGAGGAGGGAGAGGAGGGAGACAAGGAGACAAGGAGACAGGGAGACAAGGGCAGAGCGACAGATCGGAAGGCGGAGTTCCAGTTGCCACTCCATCATTCTGCCACTCCATCATTCTGCCACTCCATCATTCTGCCACTCCATCGTTTTGCCACTCCATCGATTTGCCCCATCGATTTGCCCCATCGTTTTGCCCCCATCGTTTTGCCCCCATCGTTTTGCCTCCATCGTTTTGCCTCCATCGTTTTGCCCCCGTCGTTTTGCCATTCCGCTAGAATGCCCGTCTCCCTTCCCCCCTCAAGCCCACCAAGGATCTCCATCATGAATCGCGTTTCATCGTTTTTCGTATCAATTCTCTTGCCCGTCGCACTCTTGGCGGCCGACGACTTGCCCAAACCAGTGCTCGTCGACGCGCAACGCATTTGGGACGCGGCGCCTCACAACGCGTTTACCGACTTGGTGCGTTTCCAGGACCGTTGGTACTGCGTTTTCCGCGAAGGGCAAGGACACGTGTCGCCCGACGGTGCGCTGCGGGTGCTGACTTCGAGCGACGGCGAAACCTGGGAATCGGCGGCGCTGGTCACGTCGGAAGACTACGACCTGCGCGACGCCAAAATCACCGTCACGCCCGACGACCGATTGATGTTGGCGGGCGCCGGAGCGTCTGACACACCGGAAGGACGGCACCACCAATCGCTCGTCTGGTTCTCCGAAGACGGCGCCAACTGGAGTGCTCCAACCGCGGTTGGTGATCAAGACAACTGGCTCTGGAGGATCACCTGGCACAAAGGGAATGCGTACGGTTTCGGTTACGGTTGCGGCAAGGGCGATCGGGGGCTGCGGCTGTTCAAAAGTTCGGATGGAAAGACTTTCGATCCATTGATCGAAAATGTCGCCGTCGAAGGCACGTACCCCAACGAAACGTCGATCGTTTTCCTTCCCGACGACACGGCGTACTGCCTGTTGCGTCACGACGGCAAGCCCAACGCCGGAAACCTCGGCACGTCGCGTCCGCCGTACACGCAGTGGGACTGGAAGAACCTGGGCGTGCGTCTGGGCGGGCCGGACATGATCCAGTTGCCCGACGGCCGTTTCGTCGCCGTGGTCCGTCTGTACGATTCGCCCGTCCGAACGTCACTCTGTTGGCTCGATCCCGAAAACGGCAGCCTGACCGAAGCACTGAAACTGCCATCGGGCGGAGACACCAGTTACGCGGGACTGGTCTGGCACGATGACATGCTATGGATCAGTTACTACTCGTCGCACGAAGGCAAGACGAACATTTATCTGGCCAAGGTCCGTTTCGAAAAGTAGGGAACAGCGGATCAATCCGCTTGCGGAGCAGCCCCCCCGAGAGGCCAGCGTTGTGAAGCATTTTCCCCATGTGTTTCTGGAGGTTTTAGCGGTAGGGCGCGAGCCCTCCGGTTCTTCATCTCTGCCAAAACACCGGAGGGCTCGCGGGCTACCGCTAAAAAATGCTTCACAGCGTTGCCGAGAGGGGTTGCAGCAAGTAGCCGGTGGTCGCCGTAGCGCACCACCGGAATCCCGTGGTCGCATTCACAATTGATCGGGGTCCAGCACGACGTGCCGGATGCTTTGGCGTTTCCACGTGTAACTGATGTGAACCTTGCCGTCGGTGGCTTGAATGACGGCGGGATACGAAAACTCCGCGCCGGGTTCGCGTTCCAGCGTCAGCACGGGATTCCATTGCTTGCCGTCCGTCGAGAGGGCGACGTTCAACATCGACCGCGCCGCGGGAAACGGCCCGCGTTTGATCGTATGGTTGTAAACCAGCAGATGCCGACCATCGGCCAGGGTCACCGCATCGGTGCCCGAGTTGGGATTGGGCAGTGGCGTCG
Encoded here:
- a CDS encoding sialidase family protein, giving the protein MNRVSSFFVSILLPVALLAADDLPKPVLVDAQRIWDAAPHNAFTDLVRFQDRWYCVFREGQGHVSPDGALRVLTSSDGETWESAALVTSEDYDLRDAKITVTPDDRLMLAGAGASDTPEGRHHQSLVWFSEDGANWSAPTAVGDQDNWLWRITWHKGNAYGFGYGCGKGDRGLRLFKSSDGKTFDPLIENVAVEGTYPNETSIVFLPDDTAYCLLRHDGKPNAGNLGTSRPPYTQWDWKNLGVRLGGPDMIQLPDGRFVAVVRLYDSPVRTSLCWLDPENGSLTEALKLPSGGDTSYAGLVWHDDMLWISYYSSHEGKTNIYLAKVRFEK
- a CDS encoding cupin domain-containing protein, translated to MSYNFTHLTDLAAEVEPPEDGILTRTLHNDDDVKAVIFGFGKDQELSEHTASMPAILQFIQGEATLTLGEETVQARPGGWIHMAPGLKHSVQAKTPVIMLLLLLKKQ
- a CDS encoding DUF2256 domain-containing protein, with translation MSHKKPNLPEKTCACCGRAFTWRKKWSKCWEQVKYCSDKCRRNKQ
- a CDS encoding protein kinase domain-containing protein: MKVKCIHCFEIVELDPHADLSGIICPSCGGRFEIPFDETLDSDHPHVSSSHLESLQGGMELAGFSLVSNLSKGCRSDVWEAVEVEQGRTVALKVSHYEEQENDRIGHYSREAEILSTLNHSNIVSLYSHGIANRRSYLATDYIEGQPLSRWLVNRAPSPWQAAEITLRIADAMDHAHRQDVIHRDLSCQNVLMDERSIPHVIDFGLASMGMDHAMDGAQLTVGTPIYMAPEQIRGQPEQIDHRVDIYAIGVIFYELLTAKKPFEPGPNLIQRLFEGPIRTPRDIDPSISPDLSNMCVRCLQKDASDRYSTARELADSIQSVLGDQRGASIQPTGLDEVESFEHSRAYVALHSRCVDLEQVLERRTRALLATKTEYDVYRNLVESRSLGAFRKDLDDRIVFANEYFCQFVGRPRSEVVGRRVSEILDDHAAAMWKAADDRILSTGSVYESTEQYEVGDRTLVFDVARSPVRNMSGRTVGIQGIMYDVSAHAEMERALRDEKEVAVAANLAKGEFLARMSHEIRTPMTAIMGMNQVLATTPLTDKQIECTRAIADASQSLLEVINDILDFSKIDAGKIELEPAEFCLVETCDKVVKMLREEARQKDIQLAALFSSDIPKRLIGDAARLRRVLVNLIGNAIRFTSQGSVELRVRCEDASQDRCVLRFEVADTGIGIPRGHLESIFQPFEQADSSLSRDQSGTGLGLAIASKIVELMGGSLAVTSRVGEGSRFYFHATFPTLSEPKESVSTERIPLADQQRDTVSLEPLRVLVVDDVEPNRLTLHHLLEDRGHSVVTVASGGDALRAIEQERFDVILMDIQLPGMDGFEATRRIRESLANTQHRTPIVALTAHAMKDSREWCLRKGMDGYASKPVVWSALCQELQRVLNEPGDHEPPLFSLTEFQIRVGVDQASACRLISNFVSCFPGLIESVVDSAKQNDSAGLREAVHRLKGAVENLVGTGGIPELLALKSMAERSDIEKAGDVILDLEKTMLRLKNELLPYSAGQIE
- a CDS encoding PP2C family protein-serine/threonine phosphatase — encoded protein: MKILIAEDEEFSRDLLRAQLESLGHDVVAVSSGSQAWGTMQQERFSMVITDWMMPDVDGLELVRRIRTHPETGYVYIILLTGKSERTDLITGMLRGADDFLSKPYDRDELDVRIRAGERVINLERSLKAKNEELARSNQEIERASQRMKRNLDAAARIQKSLLPRDLPQNHAVDFAWIFRPCDELAGDIFNVFQLDHDNIGFYLLDVVGHGLPAALLSVTLSRFISPSTSSSGQFPNVASDTAFLSPSKVASALNEQFPMDGIGQQYFTLLYGCLNVCTREMQYVAAGHPGPVVIPANDAPRIVQVEGYPIGLVDQPEYSDRHLSLAPGDRVMLYSDGVLDCQNPDGEHFGEDRLIAAVSERRESLNEDVQSLNNQLVGWCGGRTPDDDISLLAMQLLDD